A genome region from Triticum aestivum cultivar Chinese Spring chromosome 2B, IWGSC CS RefSeq v2.1, whole genome shotgun sequence includes the following:
- the LOC123042196 gene encoding 60 kDa jasmonate-induced protein yields MATFLIFLILALAAGSSNHGGAAAAAPGDRPDLIVLHIHGSSPPNASVAFQTHDLSFAGFANGGGHWQAFPGLGHLFPTSTPLTFGSSYDDLIGGLANLPGVPLGRQAMIEAARVLSAYDPSAAAVADVEPVKRALATLKVMLSETQRLQPIHETVSGGWESESRVAPEHLPYIDHWDTMSYEIIRANRTGKWNGPFAKMLETQANIRSQEEALAVVRVVLHADFEQVLQAHGTKINFQ; encoded by the coding sequence ATGGCCACCTTTCTGATCTTCCTCATACTTGCCCTCGCCGCCGGCAGCAGCAACCACGGAGGAGCAGCGGCTGCCGCCCCCGGCGACCGACCTGACCTTATCGTCCTGCACATCCATGGCAGTAGCCCCCCAAATGCCTCCGTGGCCTTTCAGACCCACGACCTCTCCTTCGCCGGCTTCGCCAACGGGGGCGGCCACTGGCAGGCCTTCCCAGGCCTCGGTCACCTGTTCCCGACGTCCACGCCGCTCACGTTCGGCAGCAGCTACGACGACCTCATCGGCGGCCTCGCCAACCTGCCGGGCGTGCCGCTGGGGCGGCAGGCCATGATCGAGGCCGCCCGGGTGCTCTCCGCCTACGACCCGTCCGCGGCCGCGGTCGCCGACGTCGAGCCAGTCAAGCGCGCGCTGGCAACGCTCAAGGTGATGCTAAGCGAGACACAGCGGCTGCAGCCCATCCACGAGACCGTCAGCGGCGGGTGGGAGAGCGAGTCCCGCGTCGCGCCCGAGCACCTGCCCTACATCGACCACTGGGACACCATGTCCTACGAGATCATCCGCGCCAACCGGACGGGCAAGTGGAACGGGCCCTTCGCCAAGATGCTGGAGACCCAAGCCAACATCCGCAGCCAGGAGGAGGCGCTCGCCGTCGTCCGGGTGGTGCTCCATGCTGACTTCGAGCAGGTGCTCCAGGCTCACGGCACCAAGATCAACTTCCAGTAA
- the LOC123046827 gene encoding protein synthesis inhibitor II, protein MFIEEKRSIDRPNDRFAMATFLLFLILALAAGSSNHGGAAAAAGDARPALAVMTLHSHDPESPSVAFQTHDLSFAGFTNGGGHWQAFPGLAHLFPTSTPLPFGSSYDDLIGGLAKLPGVPLGRQAMADAARVLSAYDPSAAAVTDVEPVKRALAALKVMLGEAQRLQPIHETVVRGWESESRVAPEHLPYIDHWDTISYEIIRANRTGKWNGPFAKMLETQANIRSQEEALAVVRVLLHADFEQVLEAHGTKINFQ, encoded by the coding sequence ATGTTCATTGAAGAGAAGAGATCGATAGATCGACCCAACGATCGATTCGCCATGGCCACGTTTCTGCTCTTCCTCATACTTGCCCTCGCCGCCGGCAGCAGCAACCACGGAGGagcagctgctgccgccggcgacgcCCGACCTGCCCTTGCCGTCATGACGCTGCACAGTCACGACCCCGAGAGCCCCTCCGTGGCCTTCCAGACCCACGACCTCTCCTTCGCCGGCTTCACCAACGGGGGCGGCCACTGGCAGGCTTTCCCAGGCCTCGCCCACCTGTTCCCGACGTCCACGCCCCTCCCGTTCGGCAGCAGCTACGACGACCTCATCGGCGGCCTCGCCAAACTGCCGGGGGTGCCCCTGGGGCGGCaggccatggccgacgccgccaggGTGCTCTCCGCCTACGACCCGTCCGCGGCCGCGGTCACCGATGTCGAGCCAGTCAAGCGCGCGCTGGCAGCGCTCAAGGTGATGCTAGGCGAGGCGCAGCGGCTGCAGCCCATCCACGAGACCGTCGTTCGCGGGTGGGAGAGCGAGTCCCGCGTCGCGCCCGAGCACCTGCCCTACATCGACCACTGGGACACCATATCCTACGAGATCATCCGCGCAAACCGGACGGGCAAGTGGAACGGGCCCTTCGCCAAGATGCTGGAGACCCAAGCCAACATCCGCAGCCAGGAGGAGGCGCTCGCCGTCGTCCGGGTGCTGCTCCATGCCGACTTCGAGCAGGTGCTCGAGGCTCACGGCACCAAGATCAACTTCCAGTAA